DNA sequence from the Methanobacteriaceae archaeon genome:
AGTTTTGCCTTAAATTGGTCCTTATAAACTTGTAAAGACATGAAATAACTGCCTTTATGGGTTCCGGATACTACTTTTCCTTTGATTTCCATGTTATTTCCTTTAGTTGGTATCTATTTGGTTTTTGAAAGTTTCAGTTGCCAGGATATGGGCTTGTCTTAAGGGTTCAGGGGTTTTGAAAATGCTGGTCCGCATAGTAACGTCTAGCGCAGTTTCAAGAGATATTTTATGACCAACACTCACATATTTTCCCATAAAAAAGGCCCCAACCATGCGCTCATCATATCCTATAAGTTGGAGTTCCTGATGTGCGTGGTGTCTTTGGGTGGCCTTCTTTATATACCTTCCAGCAGTTAAGCTTTTTGCCACTCCCAGGGTGGGAACATCCAACAGCACACCCACATGAGAAGCCAGTCCAAAACCTGCAGGATGCATAATCCCATGACCATTAACCATTAATACATCAAAATCATGATCTAAGGTTTTCACCACTGATATAACAGGATCCGCCTCCCGGACTCCAAGAAAACCAGGAATGTAGGGGAAAAATAACTGCAGATCCAGGGTTTTTCTTTCAACCACTTCCAGATCTTCCAGTTCCAGCACCACAGCCGCGGTCACTGCCTGATTATCCATGGAAAAAGAAACATCAGCTCCTGCAACCAGCTCTAACTTACTGAAACAGTCTTCTTCCACCACTTTCTCACTCAAAGAGTATTGTATGCTGGTTAAAAGCTGGGTTAGGTTTAATGAACACATTTATACAATTTTAATTTTCATTCTTTTCTATGATTTGCAGGATTAAAATTTCAATGCAGTTTCACTAGCAAGATGCCTGGTTTCAGTCTAGGAGTTTACCGGTGATGGTGCAGAATATGGGACCCCGGATGTCAATCACCTTGTTTTTACTGGTTATGTAACGCATGGCCACTTCATCCAGTACAAGGTTAACATCAGAAGGTGCTTTGGCAATGGTAGTCCTTAAAGTGACATTTTCCTCTCCACTCACCACCATCTCCTCTATGCGATAGGCGGCTTGGGATGCCACCCCCTCCAAGTAACTGATACCCGTGGGTATGCCCTTTTTCAGGGCCTGTATAGCCAGATCATCCACAATTTCCTTTCCCATATTTGCAATGATTTCATCAATCACATCCTCAGGGGGTTGGAGACCATGAAGGGTGCTGGGATGGGGCACTCCCACAACATTCCCATCATAAACATATATACGGTTCCAACTGGCCGGTCCAAGGAGTTTGGTTCCTGCCTCTGGCTCTATAATCTTAACTTCAATGTTTTTATCCATGAACTCCCCCTTAAAAGCAGTGAACTGGCAGGGAGATTCCGAGTCACCATGTTCCCGGGCAGTGCTGATAATGGATTCGGCCAGTCTTCTACCCTCATCTGTCACCGGGTAAAGGTTCATACGGAGCATGGAAGCTAACTCACGGTCACTGAGGCTTTTCTTGGTGTAGATCTGGGGGTAAACCATTTTACGGATATCCTCATAACCACCCATGATCATGGCCATTCTCTCAGCACCCACTCCCAGATTCATGACTTCCTGGTCAATACCATAACGAGCCAGGGCGATAGGTGAATATAATCCGAAGGTGGCTACCTCCACCCAGTCCTTTAACTGCGGATGGTAACCGTAAACCTCAGTCTGGGTTCCGGGAATGTAATATTTGGATTTCTTCTCATCAGGTAAGAATTTGAACTTTTCAAAACCAAAATATTCTAGTAAACTCTCAGAAACAGCCATTCCCATATCCAGAGAAACCTCATCATCCATCCAGACACATGAAGCAGAGTGATAGGTCATCAGGTGACTGGAATCTTCCCTCTGCTCCCGGCGCAAACAACGGTCAATGGAAAATAATTTAACAGGCAATGGATGGGTTTTAATCATGGATTCCAGGGTTATGAACCAGCCAGAAGTCATGTGTGAGCGTAAAGTGGTTTTACTGGAGATGGGAGTGAGTTCTCTCAGCTCTGGAAAAACCCTCTCCAGGACTCTGAGACCATCAGCATCCTTCACCTCCAGGGCATTTGAAACGTCTCGTACCAGGTCATCGCCACTGGTATCACCCTTTTTGTAACTGCGAAACACTTCTTTCAGGGACTGAATTTTAGCCTCATCCAGTGAAACTCCCAGATTTTCTATTTTCTCAATTTTGTCCATCCCAATTCCTATATCTGGACGGGGCAGGCCAGCCAGGTAGAAGCAGCGATCTAAAACTGCAGGGGCTTCCGGTCCGAACTGGCGGTAAATATGGTCTTCTTCAATAAACAGGGGGTTGATGGTTTCGGAAAAACCCAGCATGAGGTATGCCTGGCGTAGTCTGGCAATGGTATTATACAGGGGGTGAGTTTGCCCAGTTTTAAGGTGTATCCGGGGATATTCCTCATCATGATGGGGTTTTTTCAGGTTTAGACCTGTTTCCACCCAGGCCTTTTCAAAATCCCTCTTTGCCAGTTTCAAAATCTCCTTCTTCTTCACTAAACATCCTCCCATGGGTTAAAAGAAATACTGGGTTATAAGATAATAACAAATTCTTCTTACCAGTTTTTATATTTGTTTTTAATTATACTCTTAAGCTTTTGTTGGTTTACTTAAAAAACTTAAATAAAACTAAGGTGCAATCTCATATCATGGAAAGGGAGACTTACTCTACAGAGGTACTGGTGATTGGATCCGGAGGGGCCGGATGCCGAGCAGCCATAGAAGCCAAAAAACATGGAAAAGATGTAATAATAGTATCCAAAGGATTATCATACAAATCTGGGTGCACAACTCTGGCTGAGGGGGGCTACAATGCAGCATTTGCCTATGTGGATGCTGATGACAGTGTTCAGGCCCATCTGGAGGATACACTTAAAGGAGGGGGCTACCTTAATGACCCGGAACTGGCACGCATACTGGTTGAGGAAGCACCCGACAGGCTAACGGAACTGGAAGGCTACGGGGCCTTATTTGACCGTCAGGAATCAGGGGAACTTAACCAGAGACCCTTCGGAGGGCAGACCTACCGCAGGACCTGTTTCCAGGGGGACCGAACTGGCCATGAGATGATGACTGCCCTTAAAGAGGAGGTCACCCGTCTCAATATCCCCACTGTGGATGAAGTAATGATCACTAAACTTCTGCAGGATGATGAAGGGAATGTGGGAGGGGCATGTGGAATATCCCTGTCCCACACAAATTTCATAATTTTTAAGGCCAAATCAACCATCATAAGCACGGGAGGTGCTGGTTGGATATATCCTGTAACCTCCAATGCACTGCAAAAAACAGGGGATGGATATGCACTGGCATGGAATGCGGGTGCAGACCTGTTGGACATGGAACAAGTCCAGTTCCACCCCACTGGCATGTTATATCCGGATTCCCGTCGTGGAGTACTGGTGACAGAGGCAGTGCGTGGTGAGGGTGGAAAACTCATAAACTCTGAGGGTGAAAGGTTCATGACTAAATACGACCCTCGAGGAGAGCTGGCCACACGAGATGTAGTGTCAAGAGCCATTTACAATGAGATAATGGAAGGACGGGGCACAGCCAGTGGAGGAGTTTACCTGGATGTCACCCACCTGCCATCAGAAGTTATTGAAGAGAAACTGGAAACCATGCTCCTCCAATTCCAGGATGTGGGAGTGGACATCCGCAAAGAGCCCATGGAAGTAGCACCCACCGCCCATCACTTCATGGGAGGGGCCCGGATAAATGCCCAGTGTGAAACCACCATCCCCAACCTCTATGCGGCAGGGGAAGCTGCAGGCGGAATACACGGAGCCAACCGTCTGGGTGGAAATGCCTTGGCCGACACCCAGGTTTTCGGAAGAAGGGCCGGTGAATCAGCTGCTAAAAATGTTAAAAAATCCCACTTCCAACTGGATCCAGCTTCACTGGATAGGGAAGAAGGAAGAATTAAAAAAATATTCAAAGACGGAGATTACTATCCCTTCCAGCTTAAAGAAGAACTGCAAGAAGTCATGTGGAATAATGTGGCCATTATACGAAGGGAAGAAGGTTTGAAGTCTGCTCTGGAAAGGATTAAAGCCATTAAAAATAAATTGCCCCTGATGATAGTTCCAGAGGGCACTGGATATAATCAGCACCTGCTGGATGCCCTGGAACTGGAGAACATGATCTTAATAGCAAAACTTGTAACTAAATCTGCTCTTATCCGTGAAGAAAGCAGGGGAGCACACTACCGTGCAGACTATCCTGATAGAAGAGACCAGTGGAGGAAGAGTATTGTTTTGAATAGGGATAAGAAGGTGAAATACATAAAGAGGTAAGTATCTTCTCTAGATCTTTTTTGATGCAATGCGATGAATTCAATTTAATGAATTAAGGATCCTAACGTCTTTTCGCAGTCATAAAACGACTTTAATGGCTTCAAGGCATGTTTAATTAAAAGTTGACTAGGACCCATCTAGCTTTTTGTTATTCATTTCCTTATCTGTACAATATCCTTGGTTTGGAAATCATTGTTTGGTTAATAAATTATTATAGTTAGTGATTTTTTTTAATTTTATCATTAAAAATACCTAATCCACTGATTATAAGTTTTTTATCTTTTTTTCTTTTTTTGAGAATATAATACGGACAAAAAATAGGAAATTTTGCTTATTGAAATTGAAAGATATTTTTTTTAAATCTATCAAGCTATTTATATAGCCTAAATTTGATGATTCTGTATCCAAATAATGCTTCATACAATCTTCAAAAGGTTAATAAACAATTAAAGATTTATTTTAAAATCAATTAGTTAGGGAGGTTAAGTGGATGTATTGTCATAATTGCGGAGCCAAAAACGTAGAAAATGCTATTTTCTGTGAAAAGTGTGGTACTAAATTATCTGAACCTAATGTCAGAGCATCAAAATCAATGGGAAATAAAACTTCCTTCACAGGCAAAAATAAACCTTCAACCATACTGGTAGTTATAGGTTATATTTTTGCTATTTTAGGGGGGCTTATTGGTATTTTAATTGGTGTATATCTTTATACACGTGATAATCAGGATTCTAAGTTTCATGGCAGGAATATGTTGGTAATAGCTGCGGTCATTATATGTTTAAGTGTTATTGCAACATCCTTATTTTCTGGATCATTAAACACACCTATTGCACCTGCAATGGGTACCAAAAACTTCAACAATGGCCAATTCTCATTTGATTACCCTGATGTGTGGAATATCAACAATACTAGAACTGACGCATCAATGACTGCTGTAGATTTAGGAGATTCAAACATGTACCAAACGGATGTAGTAAAGTCATCTGGAGTAGTTATAGGTAAAATACTTAAATCTTCAGGAAGGACTGTGGAGGATAGTAAGAACATGTTCCTAGCGTTATCAGGCGATATGAAAGAGACAAGCACTAATTATATTACGGTGGATGGTGTTACAGCCAAAGAATCGATTTACACCGGACCTAACAATCATGGTCATGTCACGGAAGTTAGAGCTATAACTTGGGAGAAAGGCGATTCAACCTATATGATAATGTGCATAGCACGGGGATCTGATCTTGGAAACACTTTAAATAGTCAGAAAAAGTATTTTGACACCATTATAAACAGTTTCAGAACATTATAGATCAAACATTATAAATCAATTTTTTAATTTTTTTTATAGTGAACCACAATTTAGGGATTGTAAAGATAATGGCGGTCTTACTTCCCATTCAAATTTGAAATTCGTTTATTATGGTTTTTTCATCCAAAAAAGATAATTTAAGGCAAAAATTTATAGCAGGTATCAATCAATCTCCAATAACTTTACAGTCCCCAAATTTTAAAAAAATTTTGTTCTGATGTCAATTGATTATTTCACTTGAAACCTATCTCCAATTTTAGGTTCCAAAATTCGTTCAAACAGCTCTAAATAGTTTTTTTTGAATTTCTTCCCTGCTAAAACGTATTTTGAAGTACTTGTGGTTGTGGTTATTTCCAGGAAAGTATTCCAAAAATTATTAGAAAGTTCTGCTTTTTCTATTTCATCATAGGATATAATCTCGATTTCAGGGTATTTCTCTTGAATCTCATTGATGTTAATTGGATCATTCAATTCCACGTTACATTCATGTTTAACTAATTCTTTCATATTCATATTCTTCCCAGAAAAACTTGAACGCGAACATTTATCTTTCAAGATATGATTGGTGGTGAAATATAGGGTTTTAGGATCTGCCAATCTTTTCCCTGTTTGGGAAACAATAATGGAGGTGATTATTAACTCTTCACCTTTAACATCATTATCTTCTTTTTCCCCGAAAATCTCGATAGCTTCACCACATTTCATACAATAATTTTCTCTAGGAGTTTTATTTCCACAATTAGGGCAATATATAAATCCATTTTCCATATCCACACATCCTAATTTATTTCAGGATTTTCGGTAAAGACTTCCATAAAATCAAAATACCAGCAATGGCAAAAACCATTGATAAGAATATGTATAAGAGATTGGTTCCCACACTTTCCAGTGAAGTGGATATTTGGGAAAGTAAGTAAAGTATTATAGCTAAAACAACCAATATTACTCCTATAATTGCTTTAATCTTATCATCCATTTGTTCATCTCCTGCTTAGTGATGATCCTAATATTATAATTAATATTACAATGAGGATAATTATGTAATTATTTTTTAAAAGTATATAATTCGCTACTAAAATAAAAAAAGCTACCAAAACGACTATAAAAGTAATATTGTTTCTTTTATCGAACACGCGATTTTCATCGATTATGGTATTGGAAGATCCAGTACTTTCACCACTCGGTTCATTTTTCTTAGAGTCTTGGGCCTTTTCTAATAAACTACCTATATTTACACCACAAGCAGCACAAAATTCTGCATTTTCCGGATTTTCTTCTCCACATTTTGGACAGAACATTTTAGCACTTCCAAACTCTATAAATGAATAAATAGTAATTTTACTGTATAAAAATACCATTCCCAGTTGATTCTATAGTCTATGATATTTTTCTTAAATTATTTAAATTTTTATCAGAGAGGGGATGCTAAGTTTACGGGTTGTATTTTGCATAATAAATTAAAATTCGTATTGAAATCCTTTATTATTGTTATTATTGTTATTTCACAAATAATAGACCAGTCACGTCAAAAATTTCCTTAAATATCCCTCAAACCCACCAACAACTTTGAAGTCCCAAAATGTAAATCCAAAAGCTATTTGGAATGATTTTTCCCATAATGAGGGCATTTATTGTTCTAAACAGTTAATATTGATAATTTTTAATAATAGAAAGAAAAACATGCCCTGACCGGGACTTGAACCCGGGTAATAGGATCCGCAATCCTACGTGATATCCACTACACTATCAGGGCATAAGTAAAATAGTAATATAAGGTATTTAATCAAGTTTCAACAGTATGGGTTGGAACCTATTACTAGTTGGATTTTTTTCTATTTAAGTGTTTTTTAGTGTTTTCGCTGATGTTTATTTATCAGTTTATTTCATCGAATATGCTGGCATGTCCTCCTGAGGGGAAATCTTAACTCGAAGATGATTTTAAATTTCCATAAATTCATTTATTCTCTTCATAATTTCTTTTCGGAATTCTTCTCCAAGTTCAACAGATCTGCCCCGGTCATGCATGGTGCTCCTTCCGAAGCAGGGATCTTCAAATGTTTTACCCTGAAATTGCACTGGTTCCCGGTAACGGGGAATGAAGTGCCAGTGCAGATGGGGTGAAGGGGGATCTAGAAGGTAAGAGGAGTTCATCAAACATCCCCAGTTGAACATGGTGGCATGAAAGGCCTTTTTGATTGCAGATTCCAATTCTTTAACTACTCTGGATAAATCCATCCATTCTTCATCCTTTAAACCGGAAAGTTCTTTTTCATCTCTTTTAAGAGCCACCACACAGGTTCCCAGGTTCCTCTGATCCGGGGCTAGGATAATAAGCCAGTAATCAGTTTCAGCCAACAATTCACCAAATTCATGTTGGGTTAATTTTTCAAAATACTCACATTCCACCTAAAAACACATCCACAGATTTAAAACATGTTTACAGAAGTGCTGATGATTAAAGTCCTGATGCATTAAGTACTATTGTATTTAGTATATTATATTCAGATTAAATAATAAAAAATCTCATTCTTCCCATTCTTTGGTTAAGTATTCCTTTAAAATCCTATTAAAAGGTAAATCTGGGTGGCGGTTAAAAAATAACCTAGAAATGTGCCGGTTATAAGCTGGGCAGGGGTGTGTTTTTTCAGGTAAAGCCGGCTCCAGACAACCAGGGGTACCAGTAAACTGAAGAGAAGTCCGGTCCATCCGAAAAGGTATATTATGGCAGTTGCAGGGCCGGCAATCCCCATAGCATGTATGCTGATTTTCCAGAAAAGGCTGAATAGGAGTACAACAATGGTGTTGGTCAGATAGCAAAACATTAAAACCGTGGTAAGTTGCGGTGCTCCCAGAAGGTTAAGCACCACCACCCCCATGATATAAGACAGTATCACCAGTAACAGTGGATAAATCCGATCCTGCCTGCGGGGCATGTCCACTTCCAAATTCTTCTTCTTGATCCAGGAAAAACTGGTCAGAATAGGCAGTAAACTCACAAAAAATATGCTGACACTAGAAAACCATAACCAGTTTCCTTCAGATAAGAGACTGTAATTTATAATCAGGAAAACTGGAATTGCTACAAAGGGGGGGTTGGTAACAGCGGATATGAAATTTGCAATGTTCTCTTTCAGTTTAAATGATTGATTGTCCTTATAAATGGGCATGAATGCCTCCGTCTCATTTTTTTAGGTCTAACATCCACTTTAAAAATAGTAACTAATAAAATGTTTCATCAAACCTTTCCAGTTAGGGATGATTTTTCAAGGAAGGAGTTAAAATGAGATTCTATTCTACATAAATTCTAAAGGTGTAGCTTCCACAGTTACGGGAAGCAGTGGCCAGGTTACGGGCATTATCAAGATCAAGTTTCCCAGCAATAGGTTTGCCTTTCAACTGGTTTTCTTCAGTTAATAGGTAGCTGCAGGGTAAGTTTTTATCAA
Encoded proteins:
- a CDS encoding zinc-ribbon domain-containing protein; this encodes MFCPKCGEENPENAEFCAACGVNIGSLLEKAQDSKKNEPSGESTGSSNTIIDENRVFDKRNNITFIVVLVAFFILVANYILLKNNYIIILIVILIIILGSSLSRR
- a CDS encoding HIT family protein — protein: MECEYFEKLTQHEFGELLAETDYWLIILAPDQRNLGTCVVALKRDEKELSGLKDEEWMDLSRVVKELESAIKKAFHATMFNWGCLMNSSYLLDPPSPHLHWHFIPRYREPVQFQGKTFEDPCFGRSTMHDRGRSVELGEEFRKEIMKRINEFMEI
- a CDS encoding zinc-ribbon domain-containing protein, whose protein sequence is MYCHNCGAKNVENAIFCEKCGTKLSEPNVRASKSMGNKTSFTGKNKPSTILVVIGYIFAILGGLIGILIGVYLYTRDNQDSKFHGRNMLVIAAVIICLSVIATSLFSGSLNTPIAPAMGTKNFNNGQFSFDYPDVWNINNTRTDASMTAVDLGDSNMYQTDVVKSSGVVIGKILKSSGRTVEDSKNMFLALSGDMKETSTNYITVDGVTAKESIYTGPNNHGHVTEVRAITWEKGDSTYMIMCIARGSDLGNTLNSQKKYFDTIINSFRTL
- a CDS encoding fumarate reductase subunit A, which produces MERETYSTEVLVIGSGGAGCRAAIEAKKHGKDVIIVSKGLSYKSGCTTLAEGGYNAAFAYVDADDSVQAHLEDTLKGGGYLNDPELARILVEEAPDRLTELEGYGALFDRQESGELNQRPFGGQTYRRTCFQGDRTGHEMMTALKEEVTRLNIPTVDEVMITKLLQDDEGNVGGACGISLSHTNFIIFKAKSTIISTGGAGWIYPVTSNALQKTGDGYALAWNAGADLLDMEQVQFHPTGMLYPDSRRGVLVTEAVRGEGGKLINSEGERFMTKYDPRGELATRDVVSRAIYNEIMEGRGTASGGVYLDVTHLPSEVIEEKLETMLLQFQDVGVDIRKEPMEVAPTAHHFMGGARINAQCETTIPNLYAAGEAAGGIHGANRLGGNALADTQVFGRRAGESAAKNVKKSHFQLDPASLDREEGRIKKIFKDGDYYPFQLKEELQEVMWNNVAIIRREEGLKSALERIKAIKNKLPLMIVPEGTGYNQHLLDALELENMILIAKLVTKSALIREESRGAHYRADYPDRRDQWRKSIVLNRDKKVKYIKR
- a CDS encoding phosphatase PAP2 family protein → MPIYKDNQSFKLKENIANFISAVTNPPFVAIPVFLIINYSLLSEGNWLWFSSVSIFFVSLLPILTSFSWIKKKNLEVDMPRRQDRIYPLLLVILSYIMGVVVLNLLGAPQLTTVLMFCYLTNTIVVLLFSLFWKISIHAMGIAGPATAIIYLFGWTGLLFSLLVPLVVWSRLYLKKHTPAQLITGTFLGYFLTATQIYLLIGF
- a CDS encoding endonuclease V, which codes for MCSLNLTQLLTSIQYSLSEKVVEEDCFSKLELVAGADVSFSMDNQAVTAAVVLELEDLEVVERKTLDLQLFFPYIPGFLGVREADPVISVVKTLDHDFDVLMVNGHGIMHPAGFGLASHVGVLLDVPTLGVAKSLTAGRYIKKATQRHHAHQELQLIGYDERMVGAFFMGKYVSVGHKISLETALDVTMRTSIFKTPEPLRQAHILATETFKNQIDTN
- the sepS gene encoding O-phosphoserine--tRNA ligase; this translates as MKKKEILKLAKRDFEKAWVETGLNLKKPHHDEEYPRIHLKTGQTHPLYNTIARLRQAYLMLGFSETINPLFIEEDHIYRQFGPEAPAVLDRCFYLAGLPRPDIGIGMDKIEKIENLGVSLDEAKIQSLKEVFRSYKKGDTSGDDLVRDVSNALEVKDADGLRVLERVFPELRELTPISSKTTLRSHMTSGWFITLESMIKTHPLPVKLFSIDRCLRREQREDSSHLMTYHSASCVWMDDEVSLDMGMAVSESLLEYFGFEKFKFLPDEKKSKYYIPGTQTEVYGYHPQLKDWVEVATFGLYSPIALARYGIDQEVMNLGVGAERMAMIMGGYEDIRKMVYPQIYTKKSLSDRELASMLRMNLYPVTDEGRRLAESIISTAREHGDSESPCQFTAFKGEFMDKNIEVKIIEPEAGTKLLGPASWNRIYVYDGNVVGVPHPSTLHGLQPPEDVIDEIIANMGKEIVDDLAIQALKKGIPTGISYLEGVASQAAYRIEEMVVSGEENVTLRTTIAKAPSDVNLVLDEVAMRYITSKNKVIDIRGPIFCTITGKLLD